Part of the Pyricularia oryzae 70-15 chromosome 3, whole genome shotgun sequence genome, GAGGGCCGCCGTGAGTGGCTTGAGATGGGCGATCCTGTGCGGGATGCGCTGCTACCATTGAGGCTAGAAAACTGAGTACGCACGCGGAGCGGTCCTGGCACGTTGGCGATCGGGCTGTTTGCGGTGGACGGCCTCTTCTCAGGAGTGGGAGAGTTCTGGAAGCATTCGCTTAAGCTGAGTGATGAGCTTTCCCTCGACAAGCTGGGGTTGCCACCAAAACGGAAGGGAGGGAGTTGGTTGTCTGGCTGACCACGAGTCAACAGGGCACTTGTAGAGTAACCCTTGGCTCGGGAGAGAGATGGTCTCCTCAGAGCAATCCTGCGACGTCTGCATTGAAACAACCAGCAAAGTCAGACGACCATATCGCAAAGCACATACGAATGGAGATGGAGCACTCACTCAGCAGCCAATGGCCTCGGCAGTTCAGCTGTTGTGGGCTGGGGAAGTGAGGGCTCAATTGAAGCGGACTCGTCCTCGGTCTTTTCTGAGGAAGCGTTGCTCTCCGTGTCGTCCATGAGTACTGGAGACTCTACCTGTGATTCACAAATCAACGAGGATGTGGCAGGCAGCTTGTGTGGGAGGGGCGAAATATCCATCATCTCCATCAGACCACCAGGCGTCGGGGATGACATTAGCGGCGGTGCCGATGTGCAGTCTTTTCGGTAAACATATTAGCTTCCCTTGTCCAGCTTCACTGTGGCAGAGTGTGCATATGTATATTAGGCTTACCACGCATGCCCATATCGCCCATGTTCATTGAGGTGAAGAGAGCTCTCCTCGGCGTGGGGAACTTGGGGCTGCTGTCCTGGTCAATACGGAAGTTCTGTCCCAAGTCAGCTGCAAGGCAGATGCTGGGCGATGAACCCCGACTGAAGTCATCTTGAAGGTAAGCCTTCTTTGAGTTGTGGATGCCCAATTGCTCTCGCAGGTTGAAGGCCCTAGGTTTGCTATCCGGAGAGTAGTGGCCAATGTTTGTCCTGTAGCCGCCGAGCCTGTCGCCAAAGAGGTGTGTGGGACGGCGAATTGCCGCCAATGGTGATGAGTCCTCCATGATTACGGGTGGTTATGCGAGTAAGGTGTTAGGTTGGAGCTGGTTCGGTATCGTGTTTCGGTCCTGTGAGCTCAATTGGTCCTGCTCTTCAAGATCTTCCTCTTGCACAATGGATGCTGCAGCAAGCTAATGCGGCAACTAGGAGGATATAAGAATTAATCGGACGTGCCGTGCCGGCCTGCGATCACAGTACGGGGAATGTTGTGTGGATTGCCGGGTCAGCATGTGCAAGCACGAAAGAGACCAAAACGGTGGTGTTGACGCGAGGGATGGTATCGACAGGAGGCTGAGTTTTATCTAGAACCGAATCCGGAGGTTTGGGGGCCGAGAACCAGCACCGAAAACCGTGCTGGATTGCACGTTATAGCTCCAAGTGTCGACAAGCAGGCATCAATTCGTCCAAACCAGGGGTGGGATTGCCGAGAAGTTGGTGGTTGAGGGATGAAGGCCGGGGTAGGTGAAAGCCGTCTAGGAGAAAGAGACGTCGAAACGAAGCTCAATTCTTTTTCCTGGTAGCAAGCTCGGTAGGCGGCGGGGCGATGCAGAGGGATgctgtcgctgctgctgctgctgctgctattGTCGCTGCTGGACTGGGGGTCGTGACTGGCTAAAGCTAGACCTTTTAAATGCAAAGCATGAAATGCTTTATGCAAGTAAGGTGCAGGCTCGCTgttggctgctgctggctcCTTTTTTGCGGGTAACACCGAAGCCTGGTTAGATTTTGCCAACTCTGGGGAAGACGAACCTCGACGACAAGAGCAACGACGAGGATTTGTTTCCGGAGAAGTCTGGTGTAGATCAAACCGGTGGGCTGTACCAAAATGCAAAGAAAGGCAGGGCAATTAAAGCAACCGACCGTCCCGTCCGACGAAGGGCTGAGGCAGGAAGAGGTAAGAGGAGAGGGATTGTCGAATTGGAGGGGACTCGCAGTACAGATAAGCGTCCTGCACGCCCAGAGGTTGCCTGGGGAGATGGGGGGTGAACGCGAGTGGGCGGTTGCCGTGAGagcagcagaaaaaaaaagcccactaaaaAAGTCGACTGCATGTCGTTGTTCGCACTTCCTGGCAAGCGCACCGGGCCTGTACGACTCGGGGCGGCAGCAAGGGGAGGGTAGACaagccaggcttgccagggtACCGCTAACCTTGAATTTCTGAGCAAGGGCCAAGCTGCCTTACATCATCATCCAGCACGAATCAAGCTTGCCCAGCGACCAAGATCCTGATTGTCATGTTACAGGCGGGATTAAACTACGTAGGTACGGCGAAGGAGAATGCCACAGCAAGAAAACAGCAACCAAAGAATTTTTTGGTCAGATTGCGTACGTTGTAGCGCTGGAAAGCGAGATAAGATGCATGTGAAgtctaggtaaggtacgcaGGTACTGTAAGGTACTCAACAGTATCGGTCGTTCTTTGAGAATGAAATTAAAATTCACACACTTTCACACGCCCCTAGTTAGTTGCTTGTCTTGGGGTGATCTTTTTCCCTACCAATTAAGAGTGTGGCGCCGGGCGATCGGTAACTGGTTGGTTGTTCTAAGAAGGCACCAAAAACagtaaggaaaaaaaaaaaaagaataggtGCTTGGTGAATATAGCTGCCTGTCTGCCACCAACCCGCAAATGTCTCAGAAGCAGATTTCCAAGACATTGGTTCCGACAACGAGCTCCAGAACCGTGCCCACACGCCCCCAAAGTGGAATGATCTGTCTACTGTCAATTGTCCTATACTGTGGTGTTTGAGATGGCTCCCAGTGAGAACATCGTTTCCCGGACAATCGCGCAGCCTGGTCACACTCGACGCGACTTGACAACTGACTTGTGCTGACTACCTTGCAGCGCTATCTCCACCTACCTGCATGTAGCAAGCATTCGATAACTGCGGCAACGCAAGCTTACGAGAGGATATGCACCTGCAAGCGTTTCCTGGGCTAGTTCCAGCTACCTAGTTAGGGGAAGCTGCTGTAGGAACAAATGCAGCCTGGTGGATTCTTTACGTGCGTCATTCTCTACTTCGAGGCTTTTTCTTGATCAAGTGTGATAGAAATATGACGAAACTAACGCACTATGTATGCAAGTGTGTGTACCCTTTccattgtctttttttgagCCCCAACTCCACTGTTACGGTAGTCGTTTTTTACGCGTCTGCTTCCAGTCACCGTCTTTAGCTACCAAGACCTATCTTATAATCACCGTTGTCttagaataaaaaaaactatACCTTGCTACGGAAGGACAATTGAACAAGGCCTGTACATACTACCCTACAAACAACCTTAGTTATTACTGTACAGCAAATAATCCGACTGCACCACTGTGTTGAGCAAATTTGGACCACACCCAACTTCCACTAGCAACCGCCGAGCTTGGCGGGGGAGCAGTCAGACTGGAGAAGAGTGGGATCCGCTGAACAAGGATCAAGCTCAGAATGGCGTTTACCCACCTTGGGGAACCAGTGGTTTAACTGTATTCTTGTTCCCGGCACAGCAACCAGCCAGGGGTGGAAAGAGAAGGCGGCTGAGGCCTGCAAGACAGGGCGTCCAGCCGCTGGGGGCATGCCTCGACAGAAGTGGAGGTCTGGCCAATAGCAGCACACAGCGGCCGCCTGGGTTCGCCCAAGCGCCGGCGAGTCCAGCACGCAAACCCCCGAACCTGCCCAATCGTTTTGCGCCGCTTCCGAAGAACCTCCAAAATGGTCACGTACCTCTATGGTCTAGGTCAAACTCGGAGAGTAACTGTAGCAATTGTTGAATTGGAGATGAGATGAGGAGCGAACGAGAGCGCCTGGAAGTGGTAAACTTATCCATGTCCCAGGGGTTCAGGAATGATTGGTGTTCCGCCGTGGACACGGTTAATTATCTATCGTTTGTCGATTACCGCCCATAATTCTACTCGGGAGGTACCTACAGGTTGAGTGAGGTATGTAATTACTAGCCACGTCGACTTGCGGGAAGGCTGTCAATGTATGTGCCTGTGCCTGTGCCTtattgtactgtactgtacaatATCAACTAGCCGAAGTGAACTGTTATATGGTAAAATTCTATCAATTGATTTTAATGGAACTATCGCAGAGACACCAAATCAAACCAATTGCACAAAGCCTCTCATTGGTTGGGCGTCCATCCGAAATGGggtggaaaagaagaaaaatttAAGGGTCCGGTCTCCTCTACTGCACCTGTCTATGGGTTTTATTTCCTACCAACAATTCCAAAGACCAGGTCCCAAATGTCCGTGTCATCCTTACTTTTCCCCATTCGCGAAAATGCAGCCACGGACAGACTAGGCGAGAAATGGTAGTGGATGGGATGGAATGGGGGAGAACAAAATCAGGGTCCAAGCGGCTCTTCCTTCCCATGTCGCAATAATGAggtgagcaaaaaaaaaaaaatcgataAAAACCTACGCTGGCTTGGCTATTCCCGCGTGATGGTAAGAGGCAAGTGTTGCGTTGATATTAAAGAGGAGCTTCGGGTGTTTCGTGATGCTggtttttgctgaccaaatgCAACGCTTTTCCCTTAAGGGGAGGGGCCTGCCAAGTAGCAATGTAACCCACACCCCCAGACTCTGTTTTTCCCTCTCAGAGTTAGCCGCGACCCAAAAGAACCCACGTTACGTAGCAAAATGGCAGGTGGCCAAGCTTGCTGACTCTGGTAATTACATAGTAGACTTTGTTTCCCAGTGGCCGTACCTAGACTGTGAATGTCTCATTGGAATTTCCCGCCGCCCAGACCCGATTACAGTCCCAGCTTGAGCCTCTTGTCACAATCGGACGGTGCTGTTGTCCACCGCTACGTAGTAGTAATCTCGGGATACGGCCCAAGCAATAGCTTTGCGGTCCGGGCTCGCACTAGCCAGGGCCCGACTCTCGGCTCATTGATTAAATTCAGAACTTATCTGGGTGGCTTAGGGCACGGTACCTGCCAGTGAGCTGTCAAAAGGCTAGGGAGAGAGGTAGTTCCAAAATCAGAAGCAATAATATCAATTGACGCACATTTTTTTATCCACATCTTCAACAAACGACTTGTGCGTTGGTTGGTTTGTCCGTTTGTTCGCCGAGTTGTACGCGTTAAGAAATTGTCCCTTGTCAGTTATACACAGTAAGCGCAAAGCCACTGACCGGGGTCTTTTTGCTCCTTTTTGAAGCTTTTATTTGATTTGCCACTGTATTGGTGGGCAAGCGACACCAACCAAATCCTCCCTGTGGGCGCATCCGGCAAAGTATTTGGCCTCTGGTCCCGGGATGGTCCTAGTCAAACAGCGAAACATTACCacgtaaggtaggtatgtaattaggtaggtatttCAATTTGGGTCTGGATCCAGACAGGGCTGGTTCCGGCTGCCTATACAACAGGTTCCGGAAAGGCACAAAAGTTTTCACGTCAGTGCATTTTCATTACATTCCTGAGCTTGGGCGAATGCCATGGAAACTCTTGAATTTTCTAAACAAAATTTCCCCTGGATCTTTTGTTTTACGAGCTTACTTTTTCTTGGTGTTGCTCAGGAGACTGAGGAACGCAAGTACCTGAGATACACCTGAGACATCCGGAAGAAGCAAGATGAATAATTTCAAGAAAATATGAAAAAGTACAGTGAAGCCGCCTTGGAAACGGGGTCCACCTCGAATGGCTTGCTAGCCGTTATGCAAACCGCGCGCCTTCAAGATTGCTGCAGCTGTCAGTCAGGACGTTGCTGAAGAAGGTTCGATTATGATGTCAACGACAACAATCACGGGGTATCTTTCGCGTTCTATTGTCTCTTCTcactggttttttttcctacGCAGTGGGGATGGCATATTATAATGGCGGCTCGGTTTCTTCCTGTGTGGCATCTCTTAGTGCCGACCCACGGTTGGGAGATGATCGGGAATTGCAGCATCGAGAGGCAACTGGACTTTGATTAGATCGACTCTGGTCGGAGATTTGTTTCACGTATTGTAGTGAATCTCGATCGATATGCCACCAAATACAGTAAAAAAACACAACATGACAGCAAAAAAGCATTATCACTGGAGAACTCATGTCGTTGTAGCGGCGGTGGCAGCCGATTGCTAAGAACAAGCAACACGTACGTTTTTTGGTTGTTGCTTTGTATGATATTGATCAACAACAAGAGACAAACCGGCAAAACTGAATCAGACAGTCCAATCATCTGCAAACTACCAACTTTTGTCCTACATGTAAGGTACATGACAACGCAGGTACCTGCACCGAAGCTAACTTATCTACCTAGGTGTAGGTACGGCAGAGTTAGACAAGAATAGACACTATTCATTCAGTCGCCCCTCTAAGTTTTTCGACTTTTAGCCGCCTTTTCGATCCCGATCGCTCGGTCACCCGAATTGCCGTCGTCCTCCATAACTCCATCTCCTCTCCTCATTGGCCGACGTCATCATCTCCAACACCAGATAAACTATTGTTCCTCTTACCAACCCCATCCGGTTCCTCGCACATGGGATTGGTTGGATCCCGAAATCAGGATGGCCGTCAAAAGTGGTCTCTTACTGCCGACCGACTTTTCCGGAAGTCTTTGTTTACACCTTTTCCCCTTCCGTACTGTCATCACATCAGCAATCGGACGAACCCTCTCCAAGCCACCCTCCCAGCCAGACCTTACGGCTTACCTACCCCCGCGTCTAGGTCTTTTCGGGTGCAGTCAGCTCGAACGGATCGGCTTGCTCAGCCCTCCAAGCCCTccttggttttttttagGATCTGCCCTCCTCCCTCCTTTCCCACCCCGCTCCTCGAAACAGTTCGGCGTAGTACCGCATGAGACTGGGCGGTCCACAAGCGCCCAAAGGGCCCTGTCTTTGCCCGTCACCAATGAGCTTGCCTGCAGAAGTCCCTCGGTCAAGCGATGGCTTCGCTTCGCGTATTATCTAAGTTGCAGCCCAGCTGATTTGATGGATTGGGATGAGATGGAACCATTGATAACTTTGCCACGGTTACGCCCTGAACTTGTTCTCAAAGCGGACTGGCAAGAAGCGGCTAAAACCTGACTCGATCAATTGCAGATGCTACTGAtattcctctttttttttttttttttttttttttgttctgttcACCCCCTCAGCTTGATCGACCACTCCTCTTCGTAGATGGCTAAAGCCGCTGtcaacctacctaccttgtcgATGCCACACACACCGTTGATATTTCTATTATTATTCTTGTCTGTTTTGCTGTCACTTGATCTTTTTAAAAATTTCTTCTGCATCGCTACAGAAGATGCTGTGGATAAAAGTTGCTTTCATTACGTagatttttcttcttcttgcatGAAAATACCCTCATCGTTTCGTCGTACTGTGAGTCTTTTATGCATCTTGTCCCCCTCCAAAGTAAACAAACgaacaaagaaaacaaagagaaaaaaaaaatgacgcGTTTtgtgaacaaaacaaaacaaaggaGCTACCCCGCATCTTGGGGTGCCTCCACCGTCGCGATGTCACCTGATTTCATATAAATTTTTTCCCAAGGTCTACCAATTGGCGGTCGAAGGAGATTGAGGAGCCAAAATGGGAACGAACCAAAAGGTTAACAGAGACACATGGGACGGCGCGTAGCATTAACACAGTGACGCACATCGGGCTCAAAGTTCGTCTGCCGAGGCCAGGGCAGACAGGCTTGAAAGGTTTGACAGTTCCTCGAAAGCTTCCCTGTTCTTTTTTTAGGAAGTGCCACATTGAACCAACAAATGGAGCCAACCTGAACATGGGCCAGAAAAGAGACATGTCTCGATCCCCTGCTGCAATTTTTGCTACCAGTGGTAGAACTACAGCAAGGTACACGCACGAACTGCCTACCGTTAGTGGTAAAATGGCAAACCCGCAAGCAAAGGTACCGACACATTAGTATGATAGTGTTGTCTCGGCCTCCCTGATCCGGCACAGAGCTTGAATCCCGTGATGGCCCGCACCGTacaagaaagagagaagGTGCAAAATTGTGCAACCGCGTCTAGCGAGCAGGTAGTCGACTATGTCAAGTTTCACGCCACAACACGGGCTGCACGCTACGGCACGCACAAGTATACATAAACGAATGTGCATTGTGCTCTCCGCGCCCCGGCAAACTCGCGTGACCACAAATAGCCGAGTAAAAATCACAGGCACTACTACTTGAGAAAACAGACCAACAAGTCCATAGAACGAGCGAGCCCGTCCGCCCGCACGTCAAGTTTCCAACCCGCGCCCTAAAAAGCCGCGATCGGAGTCGGCCGTTGTGCTGTCAGGCTAAACAAACAAGCAAGCTCGGCCGCTCGCACGGCTGCGCAGGTATCTATTCAGCTTTAGCTGGTAGGCCAGAGGTAGGCTAGCAATGGTATTATCTTGTTTGCACAACCTCATCACAGGCCTTGTGCTCGTCCCGAGGCCGAGTTTAGGACGAGTCGGGCAAAAAACAAATCCCCACGTGCGCTGGTTGTGGCTGTGCGTCAGCCCTTTGTTCCCCCGCTGTGGCCTTTCCAGAGTTGCAAAGTTCCGTGGGGGGGTCGGGTCGCGTTTGACAATCTCATGCGTGATCCGCCATTAAGCAAATTGCCAAGGTCAGAGAGCAGGCCAGACGCGATTATGGAAACCAGCAACCAGCCACCTGGTAGACGATCATCAGCCTTTCAAAAGAAACCTCAATCGACGTCTGGCGTTGCCCATCGGAACTTTTGCGCTTATTAGACAGGATACCTAACCTGCCTGGGTAGGGAGACGAACGACCCTGGAGATATTATCTGATGGTAGGCAATAATCTCATACAATGGCGCTTGGCAAAACTACTACGTGGTACGCCTTATCAGACACTAAAAGCCAACAGGAAAAGGAAGGACATGTACGTTCAATCATTGCGACCCTTCCCACCTGCCCTAGAGCAGGGAAGCACCGCACCCAAGATTGTTCGCATTATTTTTCTCTCCGTTCTCTTCGAGTGTGATTTCGATTCTCCTGGGCACAGCACGAATGCGCGCCTCGAATCAAAAATATCAAACCTCGAATGGACGTGATTTATTTGCGTTGTTCATGAGGAGAGAAGGAGAGAGAAAGTCCAAAGTGTAATTCTCGCGCGCAAGAATTTTATGGTGCGGAGAGAGTCGTAATTGGGTGCCTGACAGTTAAGGCAAGAATTCAAGCTTTTTCTGCAAGCTACCCTACCACGTTATCTGGTCCCTGAAACTGGTCCCGTCTGATGGCTCCATCTGAATTCACGTGCCCGCCTTGTCCCGCAATTGACAGACCAAGGGCCCGACGTCACCCGTTGAAGATACCGGCTCTTGAATACCGTCCACCACCGAAAGTCGAAGCAATTGTCCATTTTAACATCGCATTAAACCCATGAAGCAGCAAAGCAAGCCGCCATGAACAACCTACAAACACTCCCCCGATTCCTTCTCCCCCGTCTGAGCTGGCAGACCCCAGCCACTGCAAGCGACTGTACATTCCGCCCGGCAAGCCTCTTGCTGCGCCCATCAAAAAGGCCTCATATCCAGGAGCGGAGggagccgcagcagcaatcTTGGGCAGGTCCCAAACGACTATTTCACACTCACAATGAAGGGCAAAGGGCGCATGCTATCGGCTTCCAGAGCCACCGATTGGCGAGGCAGCCAACGGCTTCACCCAAGCCTAGAATCCCAAGCAGCAGGAGAGCATTCCATGCCTCGCCGCCCCGCCGGAAGGATCATCACTTTGATACCCTGAAGCTGGTCCAGCGGCTGCAGAGTGAGGGCTTCACCGAGACGCAGGCAGAAGCCATGATGAAGATCTTGAACGATGTAATAGAGGAGAGGTACGCTCGCCCGCTATAGCTGCCCGGACATTGATTCCCCAGCTGGCGTCTAGCTAACACAGGAAGGTGTCTTTCACCAGCATACAAAATCTCACCCGCACAATGGTCCCGCGCGAGgacgccgccaaggccaCGTACACGCAAAAGGTCGACTTTGCCAAGCTCCGCAGCGAGCTGCTGTCGACGGACAACACCGAGACCAACACGACTCGCGCCGCGCATGAGCGCCTGACTAACGACATTGCCAAGCTCAGCAGCCGGCTGCGCGACGAGATTGGCCGCACTCAGGCCAGCGTTCGCCTGGACCTGAACCTGGAGAAGGGCCGCATCCGCGAGGAGGCCGTGTCGCAGGAACTCAAGATCAAGGAGACCGAGACCAAGATCGAGCAGGAGGCCGCCGCCCTGAGGCAGCAGCTCGAGCAGGTCAAGTTCCAGACCCTGCAGTGGCTCATGGGGCTTTGCACCGGATTTGCTGCGCTCATGTTGGGTCTGTGGCGTTTGTTGATGTGAACGGGTGTCAATGCAGGACATTGTACTTTTCTATGTCTTTTTGGCTTGCTATCCGAAGCTTCGTTTCTTCATTTCTTTTTGCATATCACAGTTGGTACATAGAATATTAGAGATATAgccatgttttccttgaTTCATGGCACGAGATGGTGGGATTTACTTACAGGTCTCCACGGTCAGTAGATGACTTGCTTCAACGTGGTCATCTCGGCATTCAATAAATTTCATTTGTTGATTCTTCTACTGTTAGTGAGCCTTAGGTCTTCCTGGCGCAGTGTCATGTTAAAATGTATTATGCAGGGTTCACGAGTGAGCACaaaaaaggagagaaaaaaagagaaaaagcgAAGTCTTGTGGATATCAACTGGAACTTGTTTTCTATTCTAATTAATATTATCGTGTCCTAGTTCTGTCCAGGTTCATCTAGATTCTAGTCTTGTGCCTAATCATAACTTTACtcggaaacaaaaaaaagacattagCCAAACTTGTCTGCAAATGGTTTATTAGAAAGCTGGACTTGGATGTTTAACTAATATATCGTTTTAAACCCCTGATCAAGCAGTCAACTCTATCAATGGCAGAATGGTAACCATATATGCCCCATGCAATTTCCATGCCCATCGAGTACGGGGA contains:
- a CDS encoding M-phase inducer phosphatase, translating into MEDSSPLAAIRRPTHLFGDRLGGYRTNIGHYSPDSKPRAFNLREQLGIHNSKKAYLQDDFSRGSSPSICLAADLGQNFRIDQDSSPKFPTPRRALFTSMNMGDMGMRDCTSAPPLMSSPTPGGLMEMMDISPLPHKLPATSSLICESQVESPVLMDDTESNASSEKTEDESASIEPSLPQPTTAELPRPLAAERRRIALRRPSLSRAKGYSTSALLTRGQPDNQLPPFRFGGNPSLSRESSSLSLSECFQNSPTPEKRPSTANSPIANVPGPLRVRTQFSSLNGSSASRTGSPISSHSRRPSNPFMRPRKQYRRSLSMFENSGEVMKPKQEEPPAAPALSSVMDIEEPAEPILPHFFPEGESDNIPRIKRQTLLDVLDGQYNERYDNKLIIDCRFEYEYDGGHIDGAINYNDKDLLVTHLLRTPMEGRTLIVFHCEYSAHRAPLMARHVRAEDRSANAEHYPRLTYPEIYILEGGYSGFFEEHRDRCYPQAYVEMGAAEHAFTCEREMGRLRQNRKGLSRAATYAFGTGIQDSPTAPGRSTCQDSPMSMLGASPILGSDRFHGRRMASY